ggaccacacccgagacgaagcaacaaaagcgatgtagggggacataatcgcaaaaggaagtgatgccgtcttgtcgtatctcaacgacaccgatggtctggaaggacagggtgaagaagcgggctatgattatgacggctccggtgacccaatgccggtgcaagaaggagaccgtgatgacggctccgatgccaatgccggtgcaagaaggggaccgtgatgacggctccggtgaccgaaccgagtccggccaggtatatatattagttaagcctgtgctgactagctaattgatgcattcattgttttggtatatttacacatattaattaactctcgtgtttcttcttttttctagccctccggatcgagcacaacttcggtaaagagacgaggcccaaagaaaaatttGCGCTcaaatgaaaggtttgagatcataaaaatcgcgcgcgatggcatgccgattgaacccatccggacaaaggaagcattttctgctcagtgcggggttctggttagggacaagatcccgatcagcatccaccaatggttaaagccggctaaagaagaccctgaggtgtcttatgtctccgatatgcagaaagatgatctttggaccacgctaaaggcaaatttcaccctaccgccagaggaggatccggagaagccagttaaagagcaattgatcaagtctcatgctcttaagaagatggcagaactattcaggaggtggaagaatgagctgaaaaaatTTGTCGACAaagaaagacaccagaattcaaaggCTGGTATGAGAAGATGAGAGATCACTGacccacatttgtggcccacaagacatcggaaaagagtaagaagatgtcagtgacaaacaagaagaatgctgcgaagaagaagcatcaccatcgcacggggtcaggtggctacctcaaagcccggccgttgtgggccaaggctgagaatgacctgcttggtaaaggggtcaaaccagagacattgagatggccagaccgttgccggacttggttcttcggggttggcggaaccttggaccctgtaacacggaagtgcatttggacggatgaGCAACTGAGAATACCCATCGCGAAGCTTCAGGagttataggatcgaaagtatgtctagagggggggtgattagactacttgaccaaataaaaacttaaccttttcccaattttagttcttggcagattttagctattgtaggacaagtcaagcaatcatcacacaattcaagcaagcatgcaaagagtatattggcagcggaaagtaaagcatgcaacttgcaagaatgtaaagggaagggtttggagaattcaaacgcaattggagacacggatgtttttcccgtggttcggataggtggtgctatcctacatccacgttgatggagacttcaacccacaaagggtaacggttgcgcgagtccacggagggctccacccatgaagggtaacggttgcgcgagtccacggagggctccacccacgaagggtccacgaagaagcaaccacccacaaagggtccacgaagaagcaaccttgtctatcccaccatggccatcgcccacgaaggacttgcctcaatagcggtagatcttcacgaagtaggcgatctccttgcccttacaaactccttggttcaactccacaatcttgtcggaggctcccaagtgacacctagccaatctaggagacaccactctccaagaagtaacaaatggtgtgtaggtaatgaactccatgctcttgtgcttcaaatgatagtctccccaacactcaactctctttcataggatttggattttgtggaaagaagatttgagaggaaagcaacttggggaaggctagagatcaagattcatatggtaggaatggaatatcttggtctcaacacatgagtaggtggttctctctcagaacatatgagttggaattgtgtatgtgttctgatggctctttccacgaatgaagaggaggtggaggggtatatatagcctccacacaaaatccaaccgttacacacagttttccaatctcggtgggaccgaatcaacaaactcggtcggaccgaaaaggtaaacctagtgaccgttagagattttcggtgggactgacatgcaactcggtaggaccgatatggttagggtttgggcataacgtaatctcgacgagaccgattacacaaactcggtgagaccgaatttggtaattagctaaccagagagttggtcaggcaaactcagtgggaccgatttgctctttcggtgagaccgaaaagttacaaaaaggaaacactgaatttacattgcaatctcggtgggaccgatccgctctttcagtgagaccgaaaagttacgaaaggaaaacagagagtttgcaatcccatctcggtgagaccgagatccctatcggtagaaccgaattgctagggtttggcagtggcttatgacaagtgaaactcggtggcgccggatagaaagaatcggtaggaccgagtttggcttagggtttaggtcatatgtggatatgggaaagtagttgagggttttggagcatatcactaagcacatgaagcaagaggctcattaagcaacacctcatccctccttgatagtattggcttttcctaaagactcaatgtgatcttggatcactaaaatgtaaaatgaagagtcttgagcttttgagcttgagcaaatcctttgtccttagcattttgagggttccactttcacatccatgccatgtcaatcattgagctttcctgaaatagtcatcttggaatagcattagctcaatgagctatatgttgttatgaattaccaaaaccacctagggatagttgcacttttaggaGTATATCgaggcagcgcagcaagggacgtttgttccagacagagagaacgacgagctcacaatggccctcgggaatcctgagcaccctgtacggacacgaggcatgccagcctccgttccatggaaggctgggtttccggacgcaggcggttacaaatgccatgagaggaggaagaaagtggagcatacccAACTGCAGGCGttgcatgcaagggtacaagcgatagaggaacgagaagcaaatcgcagcaaatgaactgccgaagcttccctcgaagctaccccgccatctcagcggagaagcagcgtggcttccaccgagctgcttatgACACAATGGATGAAATTCAAAGtcgaggcggctgttggctctgttttacctATTGAACCTGGCGCAACCtaccactgccggccgattccagaaggatatgctagggtgatggtggatgaaataacggacgaATTTGATgacctcgagcttgaccaccctaccggtgaaggggagactcggctgggttcttctctgaagactccatgcctatggcggaaggagctcatcaacctgccgaattggacgcctccgcctcctcctcctcctcctcctcctcctcctccggcgagtcagggcactccgcctcctcctctggcgagtgatcagggcactccgcctcctcctctggcgagtgatcagggcactcagcctccttctccggcgcgtggcagcactccgcctccttctctgcctgcgccggcgtgcccgagcagccagcctcctgcttctccacctcgccagcaagggcggaagagacccgccgccgcttcgGCTGCTCCGgatcgtcgtagtccttctcctccgcctcgtaagcaagcacgaaagaagacagccgtagccgctccgtctgctccagcgtctagcagtacagccagaggcgggaggcaatacatattcggtccatctctcaagcctctagagaagttaccatatgagaagaCCGAACAGGAAAACGCAAAGATCTGTCAAGCCCAAGTGAAGgatttctttgaaggggtgaaagcaaagaaacatccacctccggaggagaagatagatccggtgaaattaAAGCGCACTATCGATACCCTGAAGAAACCACCACCTTCTCCGCCGGaaaacaactatgagcgcattactgaaaaggcatataaggaagcggagcggtcgagaagtactgtcagtgatcgaaggttagcagaacgacgagctgggaaaaaaattgcccagctcggcgaacaagcgaaccaatcgtgccccccgctcaaggtgtctagtgatatcgtcgctaatgatcagaggatggtgcccggttataccaATCTTGATTATTACCTGCTCGGTGATGTACATTAcggtttcttggaggtggacgaacacaaataccattacgggaagcctctcgtcaaagatgaaaaatctctaacaacgatgatgcggaaattccatgattggtacatgaaaacctgcagagagtctggggggacgaatactttgtatctgagagttaaagaggagcatgacctcgttggaattgatgtgttgtctgttccatttgaggagttctttcagtttttcaatcaaaaggccctcgataaattaacggtcacttgctactgtctgtaagtactactactgtcattaagtctctatatatagctcagctctttcattgcatgtatttataattatcctcactatattatgcagattaaagatcgtcgagtgcagaaaagcagaaatgtatgatattgggttcattaacccaaatctcatagatgaatttcaggttaaaaagagcgccaaagatgtcgaggctaacttgctcaaatcattggtaataaatcaaaacaaagataccatactctttacttacaacttcaagtgagtgtcagtcttgtgcatattcagtttcccttattactcgaggttatagtaatgtaatcgatgagttatgcatgtgtgcgcagcttccactatattctcatggagattaagcttgagcagggactagtaaccgtcttagactcgagacgaaaagatcctgaGACCTATGCGggcatgactaaaatgctcaagaagtaagttcaatcgatcattatcgcatcatatcggcaactttttgttcatttcctgatatcaagtaattgttttctttgtctcgcgGGGTTTGGAGACTATTCACCACACAAGCTCCAGGACTGCCGGGGGAGCTGCGatttacccgaaagtaagtactactggctagctagttccgcgcatctcccgttgattctagctactttcatcaatgccatttataatgctccattattagtttgattgacctctatttctcgtaaagttcttgtggcaggaacccgggaataattactgtggatactacgtttgcgagttcatctacaatgtGACGGCCaagaataagcggggctactctaaaagacaatatgaagtgcgtaagcaataatattcaaaatttcattttattaccatcatttgtgttgagtttcattcatatatatgtattgacccctttcttcaaattagatgtggcagatgcgggattaactcctaccacaagatcgcatgaaagcaattcaagaggaattggcgagaTTCTTTCTTgatcacgtcatcaataaagccggagaataccatgtggaaattgagttCAGAtattaggggattgtaagagatctatattgtatatatgtagtcagtgcgtcggatagatatacgaatacttgttgttcgaccaatctctcggagaaggagaggtcgatatcacttctctctgtatgcatatgttcacgacgatcttctgtacttaatggtttccttcattaatTTGCTTACTAGCTATAGCGTGtcaagtcctctctatacgtatagtacgtagcgtcgaccaagcacggagataagagaggacacttctctctattagctagctaaaacAATATACGAAACACATAAATTAACNNNNNNNNNNNNNNNNNNNNNNNNNNNNNNNNNNNNNNNNNNNNNNNNNNNNNNNNNNNNNNNNNNNNNNNNNNNNNNNNNNNNNNNNNNNNNNNNNNNNNNNNNNNNNNNNNNNNNNNNNNNNNNNNNNNNNNNNNNNNNNNNNNNNNNNNNNNNNNNNNNNNNNNNNNNNNNNNNNNNNNNNNNNNNNNNNNNNNNNNNNNNNNNNNNNNNNNNNNNNNNNNNNNNNNNNNNNNNNNNNNNNNNNNNNNNNNNNNNNNNNNNNNNNNNNNNNNNNNNNNNNNNNNNNNNNNNNNNNNNNNNNNNNNNNNNNNNNNNNNNNNNNNNNNNNNNNNNNNNNNNNNNNNNNNNNNNNNNNNNNNNNNNNNNNNNNNNNNNgaaaaaaaaagaaaaaccctagtcactgaactgctgacgcgtggtagcttattggtcccggttgatgctaccaaccgggacaaaaggcccccctgCCATGGCAAGCCgcggcggccacgtggagccccatctgtcccggttggtataagaaccgggactaaagatatagagttttagtaccgaccctttggtcccggttcccgaatcgggacaaatgggccttatgaaccgggacaaatgaccttttttctagtagtgcatgCACAGGTACGTAAAGTCTCCACACGCATGGATCAGGAGTTCTACAGCGACCGATGTTGTGCGTTCATGTCAGATGCATGTAAGATGCCCAGGTGCTTTGCATGTGTGGGCCTGCCTGTAGCGTGGCTTCCATTACTAGCATTTTTCGCACACTAACAACCTTTTATTGGACCTGTGTCGTTCATAACATGGCTCTCAATCATTTCGTTTCACTTTGCTTGTGTGCCTCCCCTCTTTTCTTCTTGATTAATTGCTTTTCATCTGGATCCAATTCAACGATCTTACCAACGGCCATGCCTATGAGCACATACGAGCTGAAGGACAAAAACGCAAATCCGATGCAACGCTCAAGTACATTTAGCAATCGCGTGTGGCGCCTGCATGGTTGGGTTCAGATGAGATAACTTGTTAACTCCACAGAAATCTTGTAAAGAGAAGATGATCATACATACCATGTGGTGTCCCAGGGTCTAGGATCCACTTGCATGGCGAGCTCCTCGCGCAGCCGACTGAAATTTTTGCCTGCCCTGCCAGGGATATTGTAGGTCCTTTGCGCGTGCAAAACC
The sequence above is a segment of the Triticum dicoccoides isolate Atlit2015 ecotype Zavitan chromosome 1A, WEW_v2.0, whole genome shotgun sequence genome. Coding sequences within it:
- the LOC119356525 gene encoding uncharacterized protein LOC119356525; translation: MAALRVAARRLVGGGQTPAVAVEKAQRRLFPRLSEVDRARSTTSSASAAADTNVTAAKGGEDREKLLTEIHNMREELYYKVLHAQRTYNIPGRAGKNFSRLREELAMQVDPRPWDTTWRHTRLLNVLERCIGFAFLSFSSYVLIGMAVGKIVELDPDEKQLIKKKRGEAHKQSETK